Within Brachyhypopomus gauderio isolate BG-103 chromosome 4, BGAUD_0.2, whole genome shotgun sequence, the genomic segment CAGCTGTGGGTGTTTCATTCGTTCAGCTGTGTTTGCAGCCATTATACGCGTGTTTTCACAGAAAATTCTAGATAATTAACATGTTTACAAGACATTTATGCTTCAcgatagtaaaaaaaaatacatgttgcACTTTGTAGCAAttgttagctaactagctatcAATTTGGCGTATAGCTAACCGAATTGGCTAAGTTAGCTAACTGGTGTCTCGGAGTAGTGGTACACTACAATGTTTGAATCCGCATTAAGATGAATTTACTGTTTCTACCCATTAAActggctaacacacacacttgtctgtTAACCAGCTCGCCCAGCCTATCCGTTTGCTTTTGGAATACACCGGGACCGAGTATGAGGATAAGTTCTACTCCTGTGGGGAAGGTAATGTATTGACTAGCTAATCTATCGAGATTTATGAATCTGTCACATCAGTGGATCAATACTCTTGAGTGCACATGTGCAAATTGTGTAGGATTCCATGTTCATGTGACTTTCATGCAGTGGTCCGATTCTTACTTTATAGCTCCCAATTATGACAAAAACTGTTGGTTTGAGGAGAAAGCCAAACTTAAGATGGACTTCCCCAATGTAAGTTGTGATGCAAGCGGACTGAAAATCTATTCATTTTGTTGGTGTCGCAATGCCAGTTATGCTGAGGTGTCTTTTTTCACCCTACAGCTGCCCTATCTTGAGGATGGTGACAAGAAAATTGTGCAGAGCAACGCAATAATGAGATACATTGCTCGAAAGCACAACCTCTGTGAGAACTTGTTCAAATTCACTTCTCATATTTCTTTGTTTATATTCCAGTTGCTTTCCTTGTTGTAAAAATTATAATATTGGTTAATTATTGTATTGGTTCTTTTTCAGTGGCTTTAATGCTTGCACGTGCATTTTGTGTTGCCTCTCTGCACATTCCTGTTAGGTGGAGAAACGGAGGATGAGATGATTAGAGTGGACATCCTCGAGAATCAAGCAATGGACTTCCGTAATGGCTTCGTCCTGATCTGCTATAGAGACCTTGTGAGTGaatcatgtcagtcatttcaaaTGTGTTAACAGCATGAACAGGGCTTGACTAACAGATTGTGCTTCATTACCATCAGGAAAATAAAAAGCAAGGATACTTGGAGGCACTTCCAGGAGTTCTAAAGCAGTTCTCTGACTTCTTGGGGGACAGGAAGTGGTTTGCAGGTGACAAGGTAATGCTGTTGCAGGAAGATGCACaggatacttttttttttttttttttttttttttgcacatttatttttttcttgcaGATCTTAATCATATACACAGGCCAAGTGAGCCTTCTGCGTTTGTCTTTATATAGATCACATTTCCAGACTTTATCATGTATGAGTTGTTGGACCAGCACCGCATGTTTGAACCAAAGTGTCTAGATGACTTTAAGAACATCAGAGATTTCCTGGACCGATTTGAGGTTTGTATCACATGCATGACTTCATTTAAAGTATTGTTTGTTTCAATGCACTGAATGATTTGAAACAAGTACAGGAAGTTGAAACTAATGAAATACTTTATCAATTATTTCATCCAAGGCACTTGAGAAAATAGCAGAATACATGAAGTCAAGCAGGTTTATGAAAACACCAGTTAACAACAAGATGGCTAAGTGGGGGAACAAGAAGGAGTGATCCTGCTGGCCCTTCTCAGTCATGATGCTTTGAAGAATAGATGACCACATTCAATAAATTGACCTAATTGTATTGTACCCTCTACAAGCTTTAAACATAGTTGTGTAAACACAGGACAAATTATAATTTGATAATTCTATATTGCAGTAATATCACTTACATTTAGGACAGTTTTGCTCTAACAAACAATGAAAGGACAACCACAGCATTTATATTTGAAAAAGTTGTGCATAGTGGAAAATTCAAAAGGTTTATAAGGGGTCTTGCTTAATTGACACACCTGTAaggcttgttttgttttttccaaTGTCTCATATAGAAAAGCACTTGTTTCTGTACTTCTGAACCAATAAAAATTGAACAGTTTTGTGCATTCCCATTATTCCCACTCCATATTATTTgtttagaaaaaaatatatatgaattAACACTTTTCATTCTGTAGTAAATGGTCTAAAATTACAAGTTTTCATACAATAAtacaaaattattttatatacaaAATAATTATTCCTACATGGTCATAAATTTGGGGACTAAAGCAATAATGAGTATATCTTTGGACCAGATTCTAGTTTATAAACAAGTTAGATTGAATCACACATTAAACATGCTGCTGTGAATGAGTTTTAAAATTTATATAGAACTGACTATTACTGTATACATTAACACTAGTGCAATATCAGGAAACTGAGATTGTCTGATTCAAACAGATAAAATAAGGATCAAACACCACATTGGTCTAGGACAATAAAAGTTTAGTGCAACACAGCACTAcacatttaaaacttttttttaattgGGAagtaatttatatttttctaGAAGAATAATTCTTGTT encodes:
- the LOC143512955 gene encoding glutathione S-transferase Mu 3-like; the protein is MKLVYWDIRGLAQPIRLLLEYTGTEYEDKFYSCGEAPNYDKNCWFEEKAKLKMDFPNLPYLEDGDKKIVQSNAIMRYIARKHNLCGETEDEMIRVDILENQAMDFRNGFVLICYRDLENKKQGYLEALPGVLKQFSDFLGDRKWFAGDKITFPDFIMYELLDQHRMFEPKCLDDFKNIRDFLDRFEALEKIAEYMKSSRFMKTPVNNKMAKWGNKKE